In Castanea sativa cultivar Marrone di Chiusa Pesio chromosome 6, ASM4071231v1, a single window of DNA contains:
- the LOC142638345 gene encoding kinesin-like protein KIN-14F, whose amino-acid sequence MPQESYTNPMLTSPCKNLRGLKALIANNEASYTEEIINDHELAHRKAEEAASRRYQASEWLRQMDHGASSALPKEPSEEDFCLALRNGLILCNVLNKVNPGAVLKVVDNSVIAVQSTEGAAQSAIQYFENMRNFLEAVKEMKLLTFEASDLEKGGSSSKVVDCILCLKGFYEWKLAGGVGVWRYGGTVRITSFPKGSPSSILSNESADESIDESESSQYEQLLDFLHLSNEVSIEESRTANALAFLFDHFGLGLLQAYLRESNGIEDLPLNAMVIDTLLSKVVKDFSALLVSQGTQLGLFLKKILKGDTGSLSKDEFIEAISQYLNQRTSLASSDLSKFCICGGKREVVRPNVYLPADNTEVIDIQQKQLEDLKLSFEETKSEVKLAHSNYEQQLSRLEHHIKGLEVASSSYHKVLEENRQLYNLVQDLKGTIRVYCRVRPFLPGQSNGQSTVDYIGENGNIMIVNPLKQGKDARRVFSFNKVFSTNVTQEQIYVDTQPLIRSVLDGYNVCIFAYGQTGSGKTYTMSGPDLTSEETWGVNYRALRDLFQISKERAEFIKYEVGVQMIEIYNEQVRDLLVSDGSNRRLDIRNNSQLNGLNVPDASLVRVTCTRDVLDLMRIGQKNRAVGATALNERSSRSHSVLTVHVHGKELVSNSVLKGCLHLVDLAGSERVDKSEAVGERLKEAQHINRSLSALGDVISALAQKSSHIPYRNSKLTQVLQDSLGGQAKTLMFVHINPEVNAFGETISTLKFAERVASIELGAARSNKETGEIRDLKEEISNLKLAVERKETELEQMKTGNTRSTIETQRAKAVSPYRMPRCGTSAGLRPETSQRPIDDTKSFEARSCSSGKQRRSRFPSAFADKEITPKVPFPADERLASSGKPRSPSPPIRRSLSTDRGSVFRSRIKSDTLDNQPIAKVPFPARVSVNKSVAAMSMIPSTDSNSRAHIGSHEPAKQDNIYDAFCGLQRVSTRKVYPEHEEEQFKQALNIRQGGIRKSKVDSKAKARTHQMPARNQKSEVVTTLLSDMDVPGEKMEEAPRKSDFSEPENEHGLFESPLHALKMKKLRQNFSRNSQNLEPRGIVEPILAGKLDNRVPNGLIRFPKEGSNTSMPEFRRSRSSPRGKFLILP is encoded by the exons CTTCAAGGAGGTACCAAGCATCAGAATGGCTACGTCAAATGGACCATGGCGCATCATCAGCACTACCCAAAGAACCCTCCGAGGAAGACTTCTGCCTTGCACTTCGCAATGGCCTCATTCTCTGCAATGTCCTCAACAAAGTCAACCCTGGTGCTGTTCTtaag GTGGTGGACAATTCAGTGATTGCAGTTCAGTCTACAGAGGGAGCAGCACAGTCTGCAATTCAATATTTTGAGAACATGAGGAATTTCTTGGAGGCTGTTAAAGAAATGAAGCTCTTGACATTTGAAGCATCCGACTTGGAAAAG GGGGGTTCATCAAGTAAAGTTGTGGACTGCATTCTGTGTCTGAAAGGATTTTACGAGTGGAAGCTAGCGGGTGGAGTTGGGGTTTGGAGGTATGGAGGCACTGTGAGGATCACATCCTTTCCAAAGGGATCTCCATCCTCCATTCTAAGCAATGAAAGTGCTGATGAGTCAATAGATGAATCAGAGTCATCACAATATGAACAGCTGTTagattttcttcatctttctaaTGAGGTCTCAATTGAAGAATCCCGAACTGCCAATGCACTGGCTTTCCTCTTCGATCATTTTGGACTTGGACTCCTACAGGCTTACCTTAGAGAGAGTAATGGGATAGAAGACTTGCCTTTGAATGCAATG GTAATTGATACTTTGCTCAGTAAGGTAGTCAAAGATTTCTCAGCACTGCTAGTTTCTCAAGGCACTCAG CTTGGattgtttttgaagaaaatattgaaaGGTGATACTGGTTCCCTATCAAAAGATGAATTTATTGAAGCCATTTCACAGTATCTTAATCAAAGAACTAGTTTGGCATCAagtgatttgtcaaaattttgcaTTTGTGGTGGGAAACGTGAGGTGGTTCGGCCAAATGTCTATCTCCCTGCTGACAACACAGAAGTTATTGATATTCAACAGAAACAGCTCGAG GACCTAAAATTATCTTTTGAAGAGACAAAATCAGAGGTGAAACTGGCTCACTCAAACTATGAGCAACAACTTTCGAGGCTTG AGCATCATATTAAGGGGCTTGAAGTGGCCTCCTCATCCTATCACAAGGTTTTAGAGGAAAACCGCCAACTCTACAATCTAGTACAAGACCTCAAAG GAACCATTAGGGTATATTGTAGAGTGAGGCCTTTCTTACCCGGGCAATCAAATGGGCAGTCTACTGTGGACTACATAGGAGAAAATGGAAATATCATGATTGTCAATCCCCTTAAGCAGGGCAAAGATGCAAGGAGGgtattttcattcaataaagTGTTTAGCACTAACGTCACACAAG AGCAAATATATGTTGACACTCAACCATTGATCAGGTCTGTTCTAGATGGATATAATGTTTGCATCTTTGCATATGGACAGACGGGCTCAGGGAAGACATATACAATG AGTGGCCCAGATTTGACATCTGAGGAGACATGGGGTGTAAACTATCGAGCTCTCCGCGACTTGTTTCAAATATCAAAGGAAAGGGCAGAATTCATAAAATATGAAGTTGGAGTCCAAATGATTGAAATTTACAATGAACAAGTTAGAGATCTATTAGTCAGTGATGGATCTAACAGAAG ATTAGATATACGAAACAACTCTCAATTGAATGGTCTTAATGTACCCGATGCAAGTTTGGTTCGGGTTACATGTACTCGAGATGTTCTTGACTTGATGAGGATTGGCCAAAAGAATCGTGCCGTGGGTGCTACAGCTCTAAATGAGCGAAGTAGCCGTTCACATAG TGTTTTGACTGTCCATGTCCATGGAAAAGAGTTAGTTTCTAATTCCGTTCTTAAGGGTTGCCTCCACCTAGTGGATTTGGCTGGAAGTGAGAGAGTTGATAAATCTGAGGCTGTTGGTGAGAGACTGAAGGAGGCCCAACATATAAATAGATCACTATCTGCACTCGGTGATGTCATATCTGCTCTTGCACAAAAGAGTTCACACATTCCATATAGGAATAGCAAACTTACTCAAGTATTGCAGGATTCATTAG GTGGCCAAGCAAAAACATTGATGTTTGTACATATAAACCCTGAGGTTAATGCTTTTGGGGAGACAATTAGCACACTCAAGTTTGCTGAAAGAGTTGCCTCCATAGAACTTGGGGCAGCCCGATCTAATAAAGAAACTGGTGAAATCCGAGACCTTAAAGAGGAG ATATCAAACCTTAAACTGGCAGTGGAGAGGAAGGAGACAGAACTAGAGCAAATGAAAACTGGGAATACTCGAAGCACTATTGAAACCCAAAGAGCAAAAGCTGTTTCACCCTACAGAATGCCAAGATGTGGTACTAGTGCTGGCCTGAGGCCTGAAACTAGTCAACGACCCATTGATGATACTAAAAGCTTTGAA GCTAGGAGTTGCTCTTCTGGTAAGCAGAGAAGGTCAAGGTTTCCCTCTGCATTTGCTGACAAGGAGATTACGCCAAAGGTACCTTTCCCAGCAGATGAAAGATTAGCAAGCTCTGGAAAGCCAAGGTCACCATCCCCTCCTATTAGGAGATCATTGTCCACCGATAGAGGATCTGTCTTTAGGAGCAGGATCAAATCTGATACACTGGACAACCAACCCATTGCAAAAGTACCATTCCCGGCTAGAGTTTCGGTTAATAAATCTGTTGCAGCAATGTCAATGATCCCTTCCACAGATAGCAATTCAAGAGCACATATTGGTTCACATGAACCAGCAAAGCAGGATAACATTTATGATGCATTCTGTGGCCTCCAGAGGGTAAGCACCAGGAAAGTTTACCCAGAACATGAAGAGGAGCAGTTTAAGCAAGCTCTTAATATCAGGCAAGGTGGCATTAGGAAAAGCAAAGTTGATAGCAAGGCCAAGGCAAGGACTCATCAAATGCCCGCTAGGAATCAGAAGTCTGAAGTGGTGACAACACTGCTATCTGACATGGATGTTCCTGGTGAAAAGATGGAGGAAGCACCTCGAAAGAGTGACTTCTCTGAGCCAGAGAATGAGCATGGCCTATTTGAGTCACCACTGCATGCTTTGAAGATGAAAAAGCTTCGACAGAACTTCTCAAGGAACTCCCAAAATCTTGAACCAAG AGGAATTGTTGAACCCATATTGGCTGGGAAGCTCGACAACAGGGTTCCAAATGGTCTAATTCGCTTTCCAAAGGAAGGCAGCAACACATCAATGCCTGAATTCAGAAGGAGTCGCTCATCGCCTCGCGGGAAATTTTTAATTCTACCTTGA